In Staphylococcus lloydii, the following proteins share a genomic window:
- the cntA gene encoding staphylopine-dependent metal ABC transporter substrate-binding lipoprotein CntA, which yields MNKLTKITALIFTSGAILAGCGNDKGIEEKKKNKQLTYTTVKDIGDMNPHVYGGSMSAESMIYEPLVRNTKDGIKPLLAKSWDVSDDGKTYTFHLRDDVKFHDGTPFDAEAVKKNIDAVQQNKKLHSWLKISTLIDNVSVKDKYTVALKLTEPYQPALAELAMPRPYVFVSPKDFKDGETKNGVKSFDGTGPFKLGEHKKDESADFNKNNDYWGEKSKLNKIQAKVMPAGETAFLSMKKGETNFAFTDDRGTDSLDKDALKQLKDTGDYQVKYSQPMNTKMLVANSGKKDSPVSDKTVRQAIGHMVNRDKISKEILDGEEKPATQLFAKNTTDINFDMPTRKYDVKKAEALLDEAGWKQTADSKIRKKDGKELTMTMYYDKGSSSQKEQAEFLQAEFKKMGVQLQINGDTSDKVAERRTSGDYDLMFNQTWGLLYDPQSTISAFKARNGYESATSGITNKNELYHNIDESFKIQDSKQRSDAYKDILKQVDDEGIFIPISHGRMTVVAPNDLEKLSFTQSQYELPFNEMQFK from the coding sequence ATGAACAAACTAACTAAGATAACTGCATTAATATTTACATCAGGTGCTATTTTAGCGGGATGTGGAAACGATAAAGGCATAGAGGAGAAGAAAAAGAATAAGCAGTTAACGTATACAACAGTGAAAGATATTGGAGATATGAATCCACATGTCTATGGTGGATCTATGTCTGCAGAAAGTATGATTTATGAGCCACTTGTACGTAATACTAAAGACGGTATCAAGCCATTATTAGCTAAAAGTTGGGATGTATCAGATGATGGTAAAACGTATACTTTCCATTTGCGTGATGATGTTAAATTCCACGATGGTACACCGTTTGACGCTGAGGCTGTTAAGAAAAATATTGACGCAGTTCAACAAAATAAAAAGTTGCATTCATGGTTAAAGATTTCAACTTTAATTGATAATGTCAGTGTGAAAGACAAATATACCGTTGCACTTAAGTTAACAGAACCATATCAGCCTGCTTTAGCAGAATTGGCAATGCCACGACCATATGTATTTGTATCACCAAAGGATTTTAAAGACGGTGAAACTAAGAATGGCGTGAAATCATTTGATGGCACAGGACCATTTAAACTTGGTGAACATAAAAAAGACGAGTCAGCCGATTTTAATAAAAACAATGATTATTGGGGCGAAAAATCTAAGTTAAACAAAATACAAGCAAAAGTAATGCCAGCTGGTGAGACTGCCTTTTTATCAATGAAAAAGGGTGAGACAAACTTTGCTTTCACAGATGATAGAGGTACAGATAGCTTAGACAAAGACGCTTTAAAACAGTTGAAAGATACTGGTGATTATCAAGTTAAATATAGCCAACCCATGAATACAAAAATGTTAGTGGCAAATTCTGGTAAAAAAGACAGTCCCGTGAGCGATAAAACTGTAAGGCAAGCTATCGGTCATATGGTAAATAGAGATAAAATATCAAAAGAGATTTTAGATGGCGAAGAAAAGCCGGCAACACAACTATTCGCGAAGAATACAACAGATATTAACTTTGACATGCCTACACGTAAATATGATGTGAAAAAGGCGGAAGCACTATTAGATGAAGCGGGTTGGAAACAAACAGCAGATAGTAAAATCCGCAAAAAAGATGGTAAAGAATTAACAATGACTATGTATTATGACAAAGGTTCTTCTAGTCAAAAAGAACAAGCAGAGTTTTTACAAGCAGAATTTAAGAAAATGGGTGTCCAATTACAAATTAATGGTGATACATCAGACAAAGTTGCAGAACGTCGTACATCTGGTGATTATGACTTGATGTTTAATCAAACATGGGGATTATTGTATGACCCACAAAGTACAATAAGCGCATTTAAAGCACGTAATGGTTATGAAAGTGCAACATCAGGTATCACTAATAAAAATGAGCTTTACCACAATATTGATGAATCATTTAAAATTCAAGATAGTAAACAACGTTCTGATGCATATAAAGACATTTTAAAACAAGTAGATGATGAAGGTATTTTCATTCCTATATCACATGGCAGAATGACAGTCGTTGCCCCTAATGATTTAGAGAAATTATCATTTACACAATCGCAATATGAATTGCCGTTTAATGAAATGCAATTTAAATAA
- the opp1B gene encoding nickel/cobalt ABC transporter permease has translation MFKFILKRMMIMVPLMIVVCFMTFLLTYITDENPAVTILHAQGTPDVSPQLIEETNEKYGFNDPLLIQYMNWLLQALQLDFGTSYITGDPVAERIGPAFLNTLKLTVISSIMVMITSIILGIVSALTRGRFTDRAIRSVAFFLTGLPSYWIASILIIYVSVNLNLLPTSGMTGPESYILPVVVITIAYAGIYFRTIRRSIVEQLNEDYVLYLKACGVKSTTLMLHVLRNALQVAVSIFCMSIPMIMGGLVVIEYIFAWPGLGQLSLKAILEHDFPVIQAYVLIVAILFVVFNTLADIINALLNPRLREAS, from the coding sequence ATGTTCAAATTTATTTTAAAGCGCATGATGATTATGGTTCCACTTATGATTGTAGTATGTTTTATGACATTTTTACTAACTTATATAACAGATGAAAATCCGGCGGTTACAATTTTACATGCGCAAGGCACACCGGATGTCTCACCCCAATTAATTGAAGAAACAAATGAGAAGTACGGATTCAATGACCCGTTATTGATTCAATATATGAATTGGCTATTGCAAGCATTGCAGTTAGATTTTGGTACTAGTTATATTACAGGGGATCCAGTTGCAGAACGTATTGGTCCTGCATTTTTAAACACCCTAAAACTAACTGTTATTTCTAGCATTATGGTAATGATTACATCAATTATTTTAGGTATTGTCAGTGCCTTAACAAGAGGACGATTTACAGATCGTGCGATACGTTCTGTCGCCTTCTTTCTAACAGGCTTACCATCTTATTGGATTGCTTCGATATTAATCATTTACGTTTCTGTAAATTTAAATTTATTGCCAACTTCTGGAATGACAGGTCCTGAAAGTTACATATTGCCAGTTGTTGTTATTACAATCGCATATGCTGGTATTTACTTTAGAACTATTAGGCGTTCAATTGTTGAGCAATTGAATGAAGACTATGTACTTTATTTGAAAGCATGTGGTGTTAAATCGACAACTTTAATGCTGCACGTATTACGTAATGCATTACAAGTTGCCGTATCAATCTTCTGTATGTCTATACCAATGATTATGGGTGGTTTAGTAGTAATCGAGTATATATTCGCTTGGCCAGGATTAGGGCAATTAAGCTTGAAAGCCATATTAGAACATGATTTTCCTGTCATACAAGCTTATGTATTAATTGTGGCTATACTATTTGTTGTGTTTAATACATTGGCAGATATAATTAATGCTCTCTTGAATCCAAGATTAAGGGAGGCATCGTGA
- the cntC gene encoding staphylopine uptake ABC transporter permease subunit CntC — protein sequence MIILKRLLRDRGAVIALAIIILYVVLGFAAPFVTVHDPNHIDTANKYSGISLQHFLGTDHLGRDILTRLIYAIRPSLLYVFVALFISVLLGAILGFVSGYFLGYIDALIMRMCDVMLAFPSYVVTLALIALFGMGAENIIMAFILTRWAWFCRVIRTSVMQYTDSDHVKFAQTIGMSDLKIIHRHIMPLTLGDIAIISSSSMCSMILQISGFSFLGLGVKAPTAEWGMMLNEARKVMFTHPEMMFAPGIAIVIIVMAFNFLSDALQIAIDPRISSKEQLRSVKKGLVQS from the coding sequence ATGATTATTTTAAAACGTTTGTTACGAGACAGAGGTGCCGTTATTGCTCTAGCTATTATTATCTTATATGTTGTGTTAGGTTTTGCAGCTCCTTTTGTAACAGTGCATGACCCTAATCATATCGATACAGCTAACAAATATAGTGGCATAAGTTTACAACACTTTTTAGGAACTGATCATTTAGGACGAGATATTTTAACGCGGTTAATTTATGCAATTAGGCCAAGCTTATTATATGTTTTTGTAGCGCTCTTTATTTCTGTTTTGTTGGGTGCCATATTAGGTTTTGTTTCTGGTTATTTCCTGGGTTATATTGATGCGCTCATCATGCGTATGTGTGATGTGATGTTAGCTTTTCCTAGCTATGTTGTTACACTTGCACTGATTGCGTTATTTGGTATGGGTGCTGAAAATATTATTATGGCATTTATTTTAACGCGTTGGGCGTGGTTTTGCCGTGTGATTCGCACAAGTGTTATGCAATATACTGATTCAGATCACGTTAAATTTGCCCAGACAATTGGTATGAGTGACTTAAAAATTATTCACAGACATATTATGCCGTTAACACTTGGTGATATTGCAATAATCTCAAGTAGTTCTATGTGTTCTATGATTTTACAAATATCTGGCTTTTCATTTTTAGGATTAGGTGTTAAAGCGCCGACTGCTGAGTGGGGTATGATGCTCAATGAAGCTAGAAAAGTAATGTTTACTCACCCAGAAATGATGTTTGCTCCGGGTATTGCAATCGTTATTATAGTTATGGCATTTAACTTTTTATCAGATGCATTACAAATTGCGATTGATCCAAGAATATCTTCAAAGGAACAACTACGCTCTGTGAAGAAAGGATTGGTGCAATCATGA
- the cntD gene encoding staphylopine uptake ABC transporter ATP-binding protein CntD, giving the protein MTLLTVQHLFIKDSWTNQPIVNDVNFTVDKGEVLGIIGESGSGKSVTCKALVGLNPKRLSVEGKVTFNNVQMLTLSEMQLRKHRGKDIAMIMQQGSRAFDPSFTVGKQLIEAMKVHTQLSIQEIEVTLTEFMDYMGLNKPKQILKSYPYMLSGGMLQRMMIALALALKPKLIIADEPTTTLDTITQYDVLQAFKDIKLNFDCAMIFISHDLTVINHIADRVVVMRKGQLIEEGTKEAVLYQPQQEYTQYLLSTRKKVNDYFKSVLRGESNA; this is encoded by the coding sequence ATGACGCTATTAACAGTACAACATTTGTTTATCAAAGATAGCTGGACAAATCAGCCCATCGTTAACGACGTGAATTTTACAGTGGATAAAGGTGAAGTGCTAGGTATTATTGGTGAAAGTGGTAGTGGTAAGTCAGTTACATGCAAAGCTTTAGTAGGTTTAAATCCTAAGCGTTTAAGTGTTGAAGGGAAAGTGACATTTAATAATGTACAAATGCTTACTTTGTCAGAGATGCAGCTAAGGAAGCATAGAGGTAAAGATATTGCGATGATTATGCAACAAGGTAGCCGTGCATTCGATCCATCTTTTACAGTAGGTAAGCAATTGATTGAAGCTATGAAAGTTCATACGCAACTATCTATTCAAGAAATCGAAGTAACATTGACAGAATTTATGGATTATATGGGGTTAAACAAGCCTAAACAAATATTAAAGTCGTATCCCTATATGTTATCTGGGGGAATGTTACAGCGTATGATGATTGCTTTAGCTTTGGCATTGAAACCCAAACTAATTATTGCAGATGAACCGACGACAACTTTAGACACTATTACACAATATGATGTGTTACAGGCGTTTAAAGATATTAAGCTGAATTTCGATTGCGCCATGATTTTTATTTCACATGACTTAACAGTGATTAACCATATCGCAGATCGAGTAGTTGTGATGAGGAAAGGACAACTCATTGAAGAAGGCACTAAAGAAGCGGTGCTATACCAACCACAACAAGAGTATACTCAGTATTTATTATCCACAAGAAAAAAAGTTAATGATTATTTTAAATCTGTATTAAGGGGAGAATCAAATGCTTAA
- a CDS encoding ABC transporter ATP-binding protein, giving the protein MLKIMNVEKSYSRSKMFRLSMNPIVKDVSFECPVGKSIAIIGESGSGKSTLSKMVLGIEKPDKGSVTLNDQPMYKKKVRNHQISAVFQDYTSSLHPFQSVKELLLEVMCQCDNKSKTVMEARAIELLEEVGLSEVYMNKYPNMLSGGEAQRVAIARAICMNPKYILFDEAISSLDMSIQIQILDLLVNLRSKRQLSYIFITHDIQAATYLCEQLIIFKTGKIEEQIATKDLHLSVNAYTKALIEKQLSF; this is encoded by the coding sequence ATGCTTAAGATTATGAATGTTGAAAAGTCATATTCGCGTTCAAAAATGTTTCGGCTTAGCATGAACCCTATTGTTAAAGATGTATCCTTTGAATGTCCAGTTGGTAAATCAATTGCAATTATCGGAGAGAGCGGTAGTGGGAAATCAACGTTGAGTAAGATGGTTTTAGGTATTGAGAAGCCTGACAAAGGTTCAGTAACGTTGAATGATCAGCCAATGTATAAGAAAAAGGTAAGAAATCATCAAATAAGTGCGGTTTTTCAAGATTATACATCTTCATTACATCCATTCCAATCTGTGAAAGAACTATTATTAGAAGTAATGTGCCAGTGTGACAATAAATCTAAGACTGTCATGGAGGCACGAGCGATTGAATTATTAGAAGAAGTTGGATTATCGGAAGTATACATGAACAAATATCCAAATATGTTATCCGGCGGTGAAGCGCAACGTGTGGCAATCGCACGCGCCATATGCATGAACCCTAAATATATATTGTTTGATGAAGCAATCAGCTCATTAGATATGTCGATTCAAATCCAAATTTTAGATTTGTTAGTAAATTTACGCTCGAAAAGGCAGTTAAGTTATATTTTTATTACTCATGATATTCAAGCTGCTACTTACTTGTGTGAGCAGTTAATTATTTTTAAAACCGGTAAAATTGAAGAACAAATTGCAACCAAAGATTTACATCTAAGTGTTAATGCTTATACAAAAGCATTGATTGAAAAACAATTATCATTCTAA
- the cntE gene encoding staphylopine family metallophore export MFS transporter CntE — protein MKGAMAWPFLRLYILTLMFFSANAILNVFIPLHGHDIGATNTVIGIVMGAYMLTAMVFRPWAGQIIASVGPIKVLRIILIINAVALILYGFTGLEGYFLARVMQGVCTAFFSMSLQLGIIDALPEEHRSEGVSLYSLFSTIPNLIGPIIAIGIWHADNISIFAIVIIFIALSTTFFGYRVTIAEQEPDISNKIEKMSFNAVTVFAQVFKNKELFNSGLIMIVASIVFGAVSTFVPLYTVNYNFASSGIFLTIQAIAVVAARFYLRKYIPSDGLWHPKFMVTVLSLLMIASFVVAFGPQVGVVIFYASAILIGITQALVYPILTSYLSFVLPKVGRNMLLGLFIACADLGISLGSVIMGPLSDLLGFKGMYIICGLLVVCVMILSVMKRPAYYNGKL, from the coding sequence ATGAAAGGTGCTATGGCATGGCCTTTTTTGAGATTATATATACTAACATTAATGTTTTTTAGTGCTAACGCTATTTTGAATGTCTTTATACCATTACACGGACATGATATTGGAGCTACAAATACAGTTATCGGTATTGTAATGGGTGCTTATATGCTAACTGCTATGGTATTTAGACCTTGGGCAGGACAAATTATTGCAAGTGTAGGTCCGATTAAAGTATTACGCATCATTTTAATTATTAATGCAGTTGCATTAATTCTATACGGTTTTACTGGATTAGAAGGCTATTTCTTGGCACGTGTGATGCAAGGTGTATGTACAGCGTTTTTCTCGATGTCATTACAACTAGGAATTATTGATGCCTTACCAGAAGAGCATCGTTCAGAAGGAGTTTCGTTATATTCATTATTTTCGACAATCCCTAATTTGATTGGTCCTATTATAGCCATTGGTATTTGGCACGCTGATAATATATCTATTTTTGCGATAGTTATTATTTTTATTGCGTTATCCACTACGTTCTTTGGTTATCGTGTCACAATTGCCGAACAAGAACCGGACATATCCAATAAAATTGAAAAAATGTCATTTAATGCTGTTACGGTATTTGCTCAGGTTTTCAAAAACAAAGAATTGTTCAACAGTGGTTTAATCATGATTGTAGCATCGATAGTTTTTGGAGCGGTAAGTACTTTTGTGCCGTTGTACACTGTGAATTATAACTTTGCCAGTTCGGGTATATTCCTAACTATTCAAGCTATAGCAGTAGTTGCAGCAAGATTTTATTTAAGGAAATATATTCCCTCGGATGGATTATGGCATCCAAAATTTATGGTAACTGTATTATCGCTACTAATGATTGCATCTTTTGTTGTGGCGTTTGGCCCGCAAGTAGGCGTCGTGATTTTCTATGCGAGCGCAATCTTAATCGGAATCACGCAAGCATTGGTATACCCAATATTAACGTCTTATCTAAGCTTTGTCTTACCTAAAGTAGGGCGTAACATGTTATTAGGTTTGTTTATTGCATGTGCAGATTTAGGCATTTCTTTAGGAAGTGTCATAATGGGCCCGCTATCTGATTTACTAGGATTTAAAGGTATGTATATTATTTGTGGGCTACTTGTAGTTTGCGTAATGATTTTAAGCGTGATGAAACGTCCTGCATACTATAATGGGAAATTATAA
- a CDS encoding CDP-glycerol glycerophosphotransferase family protein yields the protein MFFSIIIPFKDGGYREKYLENCVDSLCQQTFTDFEAIFVHDDSEKLQNIISESGLKASVINMNESDTLSDYRNIGIEKAKGEYVIFLDSDDYLHPNALVYANEMIKENENQNDVFKFGIAKTNLDKISTLSKSKRAFFEGESFSKIEEILRDVSIDVDKKKVKQIINGLFEKQMINHKFNNIKPSRYLQDLNYQFRVHSFIIRRKFLTDNYLYFKSSNNLYGDIPFLIELYNKTESIKQTTTKLYYKYIHNDTINDPSLTQEEHNDRLLMRMSALNEGLNYCYDLRLARKLKLSAINYYLYKVVKSSIFSESYSELEKIYKKLNSILNRPSTEFTLSKRHDYEISAIKKGKFKKAYYLSKARVLGYKTYQFSKPKNQRFRQKKIQKNIFTKLPIKDNTILYESFLGKNYSDSPKSIFKYLLENEPNKWKHIWVLNNKELVEKEPEFKNNNVKIINRFSWKYFYYVTVSKYFVLNMRQPKWLYKKAEQVILSTWHGTPLKRLVFDMENVTSANRNYKKDFYNQSRNWDYLIAANKYSENIFESAFMYPRENILTYGYPRNDILTNHTEEYKKQIKEQLGLPSSKKVILYAPTWRDDEFHSVGNYKFKLQIDLDQLRKEVGKEYVIALRMHYFISDNMDLKGYEGFAYDFSKYNDINDLYIASDMLITDYSSVFFDYAILRKPILFYTYDLDKYQNMLRGFYIDVNKELPGPLLLSNDEVIESIKNINKVNEEYKNKYEEFYKKFCYLEDGNASKRVVKTVFGEKLGD from the coding sequence ATGTTTTTTTCAATTATTATTCCGTTTAAAGATGGAGGATATAGAGAAAAGTATTTAGAGAATTGTGTTGATAGTTTATGTCAGCAAACCTTCACTGATTTTGAAGCTATATTTGTACATGATGACTCAGAAAAGCTTCAAAATATAATTAGCGAGAGTGGATTAAAAGCGAGTGTTATCAATATGAATGAATCGGATACTTTATCCGATTATAGAAATATAGGTATTGAGAAGGCGAAAGGTGAATACGTAATCTTTTTGGACTCAGATGATTATTTACATCCTAATGCGTTAGTGTATGCAAATGAAATGATTAAAGAAAATGAAAATCAGAACGATGTATTTAAATTTGGTATTGCTAAAACTAACTTAGATAAGATATCTACTTTAAGTAAGTCAAAAAGAGCTTTTTTTGAAGGAGAGTCATTTTCTAAAATAGAAGAAATTTTAAGGGATGTTAGTATCGATGTTGATAAGAAAAAGGTTAAGCAGATTATTAATGGTTTATTTGAAAAACAAATGATTAATCATAAATTTAATAATATTAAGCCTAGTAGATACCTACAAGATTTAAATTATCAATTTAGAGTACATAGTTTCATTATAAGAAGAAAATTTTTAACTGATAATTATTTATATTTTAAATCTTCTAATAATTTATACGGTGATATACCATTTTTAATAGAGCTTTATAATAAAACTGAAAGCATAAAACAAACAACTACAAAGCTTTATTATAAATATATACACAATGACACCATTAATGACCCATCTTTAACTCAAGAAGAACATAATGATCGATTGTTAATGAGAATGTCTGCTTTAAATGAAGGTTTAAATTATTGTTACGACCTTCGATTAGCTAGAAAATTAAAATTATCAGCTATTAATTATTATTTGTATAAAGTAGTTAAGAGTAGTATCTTCTCTGAGTCATATTCAGAATTAGAAAAAATATATAAAAAGTTGAATTCTATATTAAATAGACCTTCGACAGAATTTACTTTAAGTAAAAGGCATGATTATGAAATCAGTGCAATAAAAAAAGGGAAGTTTAAAAAAGCATACTACTTAAGCAAAGCAAGAGTATTGGGTTATAAAACATATCAATTTTCAAAACCGAAAAATCAAAGGTTTAGACAAAAGAAAATACAAAAGAATATTTTCACTAAGTTACCTATAAAAGATAATACAATATTATATGAGAGTTTTTTAGGCAAAAATTATTCTGATAGCCCTAAGTCCATTTTTAAATATTTATTAGAGAATGAACCGAACAAATGGAAACATATTTGGGTGTTAAATAATAAAGAACTCGTAGAAAAAGAACCAGAATTTAAAAATAATAATGTAAAAATTATTAACAGGTTCAGTTGGAAATACTTCTATTATGTAACTGTATCAAAGTATTTTGTATTAAACATGAGACAGCCTAAATGGCTATATAAAAAAGCTGAACAGGTTATTTTATCTACTTGGCATGGAACTCCTCTTAAAAGGCTAGTTTTCGATATGGAGAATGTAACTTCAGCAAATAGAAATTATAAGAAAGACTTTTATAATCAATCTAGAAATTGGGATTATTTGATTGCAGCAAACAAGTACAGCGAAAATATATTTGAAAGTGCTTTTATGTATCCTAGAGAAAATATACTTACATATGGATATCCGAGAAATGACATTTTAACTAATCACACTGAGGAGTATAAAAAGCAGATTAAAGAACAATTAGGACTACCTAGTTCAAAAAAGGTTATATTATATGCTCCAACATGGAGAGATGATGAATTCCATTCAGTAGGGAATTATAAATTCAAATTACAAATTGATCTGGATCAATTGAGAAAAGAAGTGGGAAAAGAGTACGTTATTGCCTTAAGGATGCATTATTTTATTTCAGATAATATGGATTTAAAAGGTTATGAAGGGTTTGCATATGATTTTTCAAAATATAATGATATAAATGATTTGTATATTGCTAGTGATATGTTAATTACTGATTATTCTTCAGTATTCTTTGACTATGCTATACTTAGAAAACCTATTTTGTTCTACACATATGATTTGGATAAGTATCAAAATATGTTACGAGGTTTTTATATAGATGTGAATAAGGAATTGCCAGGTCCTCTGTTACTTTCAAACGATGAAGTCATAGAATCTATAAAAAATATCAACAAAGTTAATGAAGAATATAAAAATAAATACGAAGAATTTTATAAAAAATTCTGCTATTTAGAAGATGGTAATGCATCTAAAAGAGTTGTGAAAACTGTTTTTGGTGAGAAATTGGGAGATTAA
- a CDS encoding glycosyltransferase, which yields MKYKENDVDYILDLFENNYRTKRIYSEGNWIRRIKEFDFNKVFKAEVFYNRKGQPFLRRNINEETNAIEDIYLLSENKHFKNNKELGSYFLSNLIEDTSDNIIVCDGTGSLDKIIGTNHSHIQKYAVMHTTHKTPQGKIKKVEENVLNNSESLTGVVFLTQDYINDVEIEYNLQNSYLIPNFIKEIPENHKPSGNKIIGCISRLVEGKGFDLLINVAKLVINKDPEIEFHIYGEGSHKEKIKEMIINNNLENNVKLFGYTTNPYETLSDFRCVLSTSQSEVQSLSMIEGMLAGKPIIAFDIKYGPSQFVFNNRNGYLIPNKDTLSMAEAIIDIMKDDSKYVDYGEESRRIVLKEFDPDNIMNKWISTFNKNK from the coding sequence TTGAAATATAAAGAAAACGATGTAGATTATATATTAGACTTATTTGAGAATAACTATAGAACTAAGAGAATTTATTCTGAGGGGAATTGGATTAGAAGAATTAAAGAATTCGATTTTAATAAGGTGTTTAAAGCTGAAGTTTTTTATAATAGAAAAGGACAACCTTTTTTAAGAAGAAATATTAATGAAGAAACTAATGCAATAGAAGATATATATCTTCTATCTGAAAATAAACATTTCAAAAATAACAAAGAATTAGGAAGTTATTTTTTAAGTAACCTGATTGAAGATACTAGCGATAATATTATTGTATGTGATGGCACAGGCAGTTTAGATAAAATTATCGGTACTAACCATTCACATATTCAAAAATATGCAGTTATGCACACTACCCATAAGACTCCTCAAGGTAAGATTAAAAAAGTAGAGGAAAATGTTTTGAATAATAGTGAAAGTTTAACGGGTGTTGTTTTTTTAACTCAAGATTATATCAATGATGTAGAAATTGAATATAATCTTCAAAATTCATATTTAATACCTAACTTTATAAAAGAGATACCAGAAAATCATAAGCCCTCTGGTAATAAAATAATAGGATGTATATCTAGATTAGTTGAGGGTAAAGGTTTTGATTTACTTATCAATGTAGCTAAATTGGTAATAAACAAAGATCCAGAAATAGAATTTCATATTTATGGTGAAGGTAGTCATAAAGAGAAGATAAAAGAAATGATTATTAATAATAACTTAGAAAATAATGTGAAATTATTTGGTTATACAACAAATCCATATGAAACGCTGAGTGATTTTAGATGTGTTTTATCAACATCTCAAAGTGAAGTACAAAGTTTAAGTATGATAGAAGGCATGTTAGCTGGTAAACCTATCATTGCTTTCGATATTAAATATGGACCTTCTCAATTTGTATTTAACAATAGAAATGGTTATCTAATTCCAAATAAAGACACCCTAAGTATGGCAGAAGCTATAATAGATATAATGAAAGATGATTCTAAATATGTTGATTATGGCGAAGAATCAAGAAGAATAGTTCTTAAAGAATTTGATCCTGATAATATTATGAACAAATGGATAAGTACATTTAATAAGAATAAATAA
- a CDS encoding MBL fold metallo-hydrolase, which yields MELKQVSQHIYKLTVETTVGIPIIINTWYILEDGNVYIIDTGMASYSNTQIKVALLLGAPQAIFLTHGHSDHINGAKHLSESLNIPIYAHEKELPYINGTLPYPNKHEIDETGVANKVQPLNLSLDIPFSYYLTPGHAPGHVIYYHNQDDVLICGDLFISDSNALHPPINKFTYDMMQNINSGIVVDTIKPKLITTSHGDDIVYSEEIYPIYKFKYEVK from the coding sequence TTGGAACTGAAACAAGTATCACAACACATTTATAAATTAACTGTAGAAACAACCGTTGGCATTCCAATTATAATCAATACTTGGTATATCTTGGAGGATGGTAATGTATATATTATAGACACCGGTATGGCTTCTTACTCTAATACACAAATAAAAGTAGCTCTACTACTTGGCGCTCCTCAAGCAATATTTTTAACACATGGACATTCGGATCATATTAACGGTGCAAAACACCTCTCTGAATCTCTTAACATTCCAATATATGCACACGAAAAGGAACTACCATATATTAATGGTACGTTACCTTACCCAAATAAACACGAAATCGATGAAACAGGCGTTGCAAATAAAGTTCAACCATTAAACCTTTCATTAGATATACCTTTCAGCTATTATTTAACACCTGGTCATGCTCCAGGGCATGTTATTTACTATCACAATCAAGATGATGTATTAATTTGTGGCGATTTATTTATCTCAGATTCCAACGCATTACACCCACCAATTAATAAATTCACTTATGATATGATGCAAAATATTAATAGCGGAATTGTCGTTGATACAATTAAACCAAAATTAATTACCACTTCACATGGTGATGACATCGTCTATTCAGAAGAAATATATCCAATATATAAATTTAAATATGAGGTGAAATAG
- a CDS encoding winged helix-turn-helix transcriptional regulator, whose translation MMMQTETKYRDCNVVIQRCCPIEKVLRALGGKWKGIIISALYHEPHFYNALHRDIPGISRKTLTDQLNDLILLQIVKREEMDDYQKKVRYSLTPKGKSLFPIIQEMTNIINENL comes from the coding sequence ATGATGATGCAAACAGAAACAAAATATAGAGATTGTAACGTAGTGATTCAACGCTGTTGCCCAATTGAAAAAGTCTTACGTGCATTAGGTGGTAAGTGGAAAGGCATCATCATCAGTGCACTTTATCATGAACCTCATTTTTATAATGCATTGCATAGAGATATACCAGGGATAAGTAGAAAAACATTAACGGACCAACTTAACGATTTAATTTTGCTCCAGATTGTAAAAAGAGAGGAAATGGATGATTATCAAAAGAAGGTTAGATATTCATTAACACCAAAGGGAAAGTCGCTATTCCCAATTATTCAAGAAATGACAAATATAATAAATGAAAATTTGTAG